Proteins from a single region of Esox lucius isolate fEsoLuc1 chromosome 13, fEsoLuc1.pri, whole genome shotgun sequence:
- the LOC105026087 gene encoding L-serine dehydratase/L-threonine deaminase has translation MKDTQERTLHVATPLRESLALTKVAGTSVYLKLDSSQPTGSFKIRGIGHLCKTWAERGCKRFVCCSGGNAGMAAAYSARKLGAPATIVVPSVTPKPTVERLRDEGADVVIHGKALNESIEYGQQLVANNPGWVFISPFDDPLIWEGHMSLVQELESEMDEKPGAIVLSVGGGGLMNGVVKGLHCAGWDDVPVIAMETVGAHSLNAAMKAGKLVTLPEITSIATTLGLTTVSAQSLKFACEYTVYSEIVTDQEAVKSVERFVDDEKVLVEPACGAALAAVYCDIIPRLQREGKLAWDLGPVVIVVCGGNNISLEQLYKLKKQLGM, from the exons ATGAAGGATACACAGGAGAGAACTCTTCATGTGGCCACCCCACTGAGGGAGAGTCTTGCCTTGACCAAAGTGGCAGGCACCTCGGTCTACCTGAAGCTGGACTCATCCCAGCCCACAGGATCCTTCAAGATCAGGGGCATTGGACACCTTTGCAAGACA TGGGCCGAACGAGGTTGCAAGAGATTTGTCTGTTGTTCAG GAGGAAATGCGGGCATGGCGGCTGCCTACTCTGCCCGTAAGCTTGGGGCACCTGCCACGATCGTCGTGCCCAGCGTTACCCCCAAACCAACAGTGGAGAGGCTAAGGGATGAGGGTGCCGACGTGGTCATACATGGCAAGGCGCTGAATGAGAGCATTGAATACGGACAACAGCTTGTGGCCAACAACCCTGGATGGGTTTTCATCTCTCCCTTTGATGACCCACTCATCTG GGAGGGCCACATGTCACTTGTGCAGGAGCTGGAGTCCGAAATGGACGAGAAGCCTGGTGCAATAGTGTTGTCTGTTGGGGGTGGAGGCCTGATGAATGGGGTTGTCAAAGGACTGCACTGCGCAGGCTGGGACGATGTCCCAGTCATAGCTATGGAGACTGTGGGGGCACACAGCCTCAATGCTGCCATGAAGGCTGGGAAGTTGGTCACTCTGCCTGAGATAACAAG CATTGCCACAACATTGGGTTTGACAACAGTATCTGCACAGTCCCTGAAATTTGCTTGCGAATACACAGTTTACTCTGAGATAGTTACAGACCAGGAGGCTGTCAAATCAGTTGAGCGCTTTGTTG ACGATGAGAAGGTGCTGGTGGAGCCGGCGTGTGGCGCTGCCTTGGCAGCTGTGTACTGTGACATCATTCCCAGACTCCAGAGGGAGGGCAAGCTGGCATGGGACCTGGGCCCTGTGGTGATCGTGGTGTGTGGAGGCAACAACATCAGCTTGGAACAGCTCTATAAACTGAAGAAGCAACTGGGCATGTAG